A segment of the Necator americanus strain Aroian chromosome IV, whole genome shotgun sequence genome:
aagggaccccttcCACTTCTGAACGGTTTGCGGAGAGATTCTCATTGCTTGCGCTGGCCCCCCATAAGCTAGGCACTCCTCACATGAgaagggtccggctcctccctatcgcacttaTACCCAGAACAGAACATCTGCGAAtcccaaaaataaatttaaaaaaatcaaaagtgggGAAAAAGATATGCAAAGACCTTATAATTTACAAACCTACGAAGATAGGGAAGATAAGAGTAAAGATACTTATTGACTTATTCTCGTATCTACAAAACCTGCAAGTTGAAGTTTCTTCAGATTCGCTCTGCAACAATTGCAACAACGTCAAAACTTTACCTACTTACAGCTTTTACTCCTGCTACAAGAGTCACTGCTAGGAAAAATCACAAACAGAAATGCTACGAACCTCATACTATTTgaggtttgaaaaaatttcccttACTTTTTGGGCATATGTACGACCGTACCCACCTTTTCCAAATAAACAACGGTTTTCCTAGCACTCACGAAGAACTACATCGAATGGTCTATACCTTGTCATCTATCAAcatctgctaaaaaaaactccttaaGATGTCTTCTTAATTCTCAGAGAGAATTAAGAAGACTTAGAATCTTAGAAGGTGTATACCCTCCGACGTTCCGACCAAGTCCCTTCCAAACAAGTGGAGAGCAAAATCGAAAACCACAGTACATAAATAATGCTTGCACTGAACGGAAAAATGACTGATAGAATTATACTACGATAAACTTTAcagttttttgaatttttctaccAATCCTCTCAAATACTGATTGAGATCGATAGATTCTCCGCTGACCTCCACAAAACGTACATGTCCACAGtcaaaaattgagatcacTAACGGAATGTCGCCGGAGAGCTGGTTGATCGTGGCGCAACTCATCGTACCGTAACGGGAACTGAACATAGACAATAaatacaagaacatcatctaCAATAGTTGACAGTAAGAAATTGGAAGCAACGCAAAAAAAGGTTCACCaactaaaaaaggaaaaatagcaaacaaaaagccaaaaaaaaaaacaggattaaAATTGAAACTGGAAGAGCAATAGACGTTACTACACAATCGACATGTAGACTGAtccatttccaaaaaaaagcggaagacCCTTCCTGACCCAACCATCATGCCCAAAGCTTTATGTAATATAGCAAAAATATGGGAGGTTAGCTTAGGTTATAAGAGGATCTTCTCTCTACGCTCTGGAAAGTCAGCATTTGCATTCTGGGCTAAAATAGTCTAGAACCTCCACTGACTCCTGGAATTACGCTTTGCATaaacagcacaaaaaaaaactacatttttgaCTACTAGCGCAGCACAATGCCTTAGAATTTTAGTAGACGACAGATCTGTGACATATCTACCTGTCCAGCCCTTTCAACTAGTAAAGTATTAAATAAGCAGTGTCTCTAATGGTACGAAAactccattaaaggcatccacgaatctgatgtggtgaggaattccgcgggaaaagcttgagatggggttgtagattgcgaaatCCGGGGTaattccgctcacctcttccTGATCGTCGTATTATTAAGGAGAGAGGGGAGAAACCACACCGGATCCTGCAATTTGCAAcaccatctctagcttttcctgctGAATCCttcaccatgtcagattcgtgatatgctgatTTTAGTGAAAAGCGTATTAGATATTAGTAAATGGTCCACAACTctctgaaaacatttttctcttccaatCTGTAATTAATAGTGTCAAGATACCCTTAAAAAACCACTGAAGAACAGCTTACTCGACACAATTGATCCAAAAAACAGGTTTAGAAGGTTGGCTATGTCGGAAATGGTCTGGCAAAAACACCTCAAAATCCGATTTATGTTCGTATTCGCTGGAATGAATTCATAACTAATACTGCCATTTGTAGAATCACAAAAAAGGAACCTCTTCGGGAAATTGTGAGGAGGTGGAGCTGTGCGTTTGGATTCGATGAGTTCTCTTTTGAGTCGACCAAAGTGTTGCCAAGTTGAAGCTGCGCTACGTATTTCATCAAACTCAGGCCAGTAGCGAGGTCTCATTGCTTTGTGAAAACTACGTTGGGGCtgcaatttaaaagaaaaatgttgcaagTAGGTACAGGGACCTGTTATAGCATGATgagagaaattttattatcTTACCCGTCGTATCTTAGCGAAACCGCGATAGTTGATTTTGAAATCACGAAGATCTGGAATCGGAACGAACAATAGGTTACGGTGAAGATGAGGCATGAATAGTTGGCGGTGTTCCAATGAAGGGAAGCAGTCGAGCAGATGTTCAGGATACcttaatcaacaaaaaaaagtcacctAATGAAGCCCTAAGAAAAACCAGATCAAGAATAGAATCGAAGCTTCGAGCCAAAAGCGGTGTTAGTTGGGCCGCTGGCAAATGATTTTTGACCCGTAGAACTTAAACacaaattcaaacaaaaagctTAAAAGCTCACCTTTCACACTTGGATAATTGCTGTGGGACAGGCACTTTTTGGGTCAAGAGAAGAGAATGCACAGAAGCACGACTAAAGTGGAACAAACGAGTTCAACAGCTCTAGGTAATAGTAATAACTTATGTTTAATGGGAGCGttatcacgaatctgatgtaCTGTGGAAACGTGATGGGAAACATAGAGTTCAGAGTGAATACTACAAACATGAACGTCGCTTCCCTCAATTTCCCTTAATCGTCCTTTAAAAAACGGTGctcgttcctacgaggtgaGTTGGAATGCGCCACCCTTATGCACGTGctgcatccacgagcgagcggttgaGATATCCTACACCGGAGCGTGTAAAATGgtgtgcgttctaacgtacctcgtaggtaCAAACGTTTCCCACACCGATCCCTAGATATTCAGCACGGcagggagagagagaaattGATCGGAACCACGCTCATACTCCTAATCTACATCCTGAACTCTAAATTTCCCACGAAGACTCCTACATCATCAGTTTCATGAGATGCTGCCTTTGTCcccaaaattcgaaaagaccGACCTATGTCGATACGTATGCCCAGTTGTTAATATAGCGAACATTTGGAATAGGGGGGTTAATGTTTATTCGCTCATTTCATACATCATAAGATGTGCCATTtattaatgaagaaaaatatgcggTATCGGAGTCAAAGCACGGTGAACCTCACAGGAATGTGAAAAGCAGACGAATCATGAGAACTGTGTGATCAATTTACGGGGCAAAGCAACTCCTTACACTCATAAGATTGTCATACCAAAACCGCGTGGAGTGAAATAGATGCAAAATCCCGCTATGAAGTAACTAATTATATTGCACAAGTAACGAGAATCCACTTTATGTGGTTTCTATTCGTCAATGCTATGACTTAAAGGCAGAGTATCACAAAAATGACGATCTTGCAGTTTCGCCACGATCGCCACTGATATCCAGGAGTGGTTCATGATTATTAGAAAGGTAACGCTTATATCCCCCAGTAATACAGAAAAAGGTGTTGCGCGGGCGGGAAAAAGGCAAACGAACTTACTTTGGACGTAGCACCACGAATCCTACTTGCCGAAGAGATGTGTACGCACGATAAACATGCATAGATATCCCACATTCACCGAGAATACGGTAACCATCGTGGAGAGTGAGCAGACGACCATCTTCGGTACCGCACGCATTACAGTGCTGAATAGAAATACAATAGAAATATAACAGAACAAGCAGAAAACAGGAATAAAAACGCTACTTCCCTCACCTCAATCAGAAAAACGGCCTCTTCCGGAAACAGAACGTGACCACCATTCTTTAAAGGCACACCCATGACAGCGAGATAGTTCTTCTGAAATCACAGACGCACATCTACAAAGTCGACATAGCgaataaataagaagataACTCATCACGAATTACCACAGCTCATATTTCCTAAATGGTGACATTAAGTTACACTTGCTTAATCTTTACAAACTTCTAGTATTTCAATATACTGCCTTTGTCACAGCTATAATACATAGCTGCGTTCATGAGAAGAAACGTTAATATACTATGAAAAAGCAGCATTGGAGGAGAAGATCCATGAAGTTGTCTCGAAATCTTTCTTCTCCGCTTACGCCTACATAGTAGAGGGAGGGGGGATAGTTgtctcaaaacgacatgaaggacgtacgcaattgcgtacgccgctcctctcgaggcgcttcggtggagcgttgcggctaggagcgtggtgaaacccttgctggcaccgcaccacctatcgctgcagtttgcgacttCCCAACtcagttccaactgctgcctccaccgtcCCGTTTCGAGGGCGTAAATGTACCGCTAACAcacgtgattcatgtcgttttgacccgactagaCCGCAATGGTAGGAAGTCATCTCTAAGAAGTCTTTGGTGATGTCGATGGCTTGACATATTCATAGACCAACCTCTAAtcttcatcaaatttttcatccTCTAGGACTTCGTACAAGTTTTGTCtaagagagcaaaaaaaaacccactttGATACATCAGGTGATctccgaaagtcattgtataggcttcATCTCTGTTCATAAACTGGGATGTTTGTAAATTAAAGTAGAACGCATTAGTACATTACAAAGGAACCCCTTAACACCAATCGTTTATCAACACGTTTGCTGAATTAGTGCAGCATGGGCCAAATGGTCACAATCATTActgaaaaagcagcaaaaaattgtGACGGAGAgctcttttttatattttctggCGAGGAGTTACAGTGGGTACAGTAGGTTCCCGCTATTCCGAAAATTACGAAGCCAGCTGTGAATTTTCTGTTGAAATATCATGTTATTAACTTAACTAGCGTTACTAAAGGTTACATACACATAGGGGCATAATTTCGAGGCACTTACGACGGCAAAAAAGATCTCGTGGCCTAGAAATTCGGAGCGTAGTCGACAGTAACAGAAAACTATACCTGAACGTGCACTTCCATCCTCGTGTGCGTTACCGCAAACATTTCGGCGTCTATGTACTtgagtaacaaaaaaaaattaaggaaaagaGCGTCTTTTACTTGATTTCATGTTGGCTACAGCTCCCTTCTCGAAGCAGTTTCTTTactcaattttgaaaaatttgaacatgAAATACGCCTAAAAGACAGTTTTGTTcacaaaagagaaaacgtATCTATTTTTACTCGGTTCTTTAGGACATAAAAGGTGGAAAAAACACCCtcccattttcttctttgacttgtgatttgaagaaaaaataagacttCATCACAAGCCTTCCTGTCACTCGATAGAATGAACATTCAACACAGTTTTACAATTGTCTATCGAGTAAGTGGGTctatcaaatttaaaaaatgttttcatgtttttcatgtttgtttctcagtatgttttgttgtttctcaATAGAATTTCAAGTAATACTTGATTCCTTTTCcaattcaaaaaagtttgtttgGGTATTTCACCAATCAATAATTCCCTAATGCAAACCGTCGAGTTTGTAATGCACCACCAATCAGCCAGGAATGGTCAATGTATGAAAAATTAGAGTAAGTAAATAGCATCAAATGCTCACACTTTTCTTTGTCACCTCGAATATGGAATGTTGTCGGTTGAAGACCATATGTATAAGACCAGCTCTGAAAAGTAGCTTATGATACGTACATGCAGTCGAAGAGTTCGAGTGAAATTAACACTAGAACCATTCGAAAACTTATGTTCCGGATATAAGCAGAGAGTTTGAACCAGCTGCCCAAATGGGATCCCAGTGAGGAGAGGCTAGGAGCGAGCCAAGCGACATAGCCTAGTTAATGAATTTTTCAGCTAGAAAACTAGACAATAGTGGTAGCATACTGGGTTTTCGCAGACATTCGGGTTCTCTTTCGATAACctctttttctgcattttctttttctgcgtGTTTTTTGTTATGACCTGCTGACATCGGAATCTGGACGTTATCCAAGGCTTCAGTACATTTAACCTGGTGAAGATGAATTTCAATCAACAATGTCGACAGACTACGCCATAGGAcaaataattcttcttttgcGAACAGGAGCTATCGAggtggaaaggaaaaatggcAGGCATTATTACATGTATGATGTGTAATGTCTAACGAGAAGAATGAAGGGAGTTGAAGATTTGGATGGAGGGAGTAGAAGACGCAAATAATATGGATTGGAGGTGAAGAAGAGCTAGAGAAGAATTGTTTGAAGAAGTAAATATTATACATTAGAGAAGTGTTTCATTTTGTAGACTTCAAATGATATTTTGAGTGAAAGGGCAGATAATTTTGTACTTCCTAAAGTAGAACTGAAATATGTTCGTAACCTTCACATATGTCCTACCGGTAGTAAACTACTGAATAAACTGGTAGTTACACTAACTATCCTAGCAACCCAAACGTGAAGTTtacgaaaatatttcagttCTGCTGTATAGAGTACGAAAATGACTGACCCTATGCTCAAATATCAATTCGAGACCAGAAAATGAGATAATTCACTTTTGCATCCTACCAATTCCACCCAGTTGTCAGCAAACTCAAAAAGTGACCGCTAAGCTCATGCGACACTGCGCTCGACATCTCtacttgaaaaatatgaagacaATTTTGACAATGGCTAGCTGAGGATGTAACATAGTATATCCGACATGTGGATTTCACAAGAGATGTGATAGTTCTCCGCTACAGAGATCAAAGGAGACAGAGGAGAAACTTTTATGAACTTAGACTTACGCCAGACGTCTGCATTCTCCCTTTGCTGAATGCTCGtcagtattttttcctttcgattCCCTGCACGTGCTTTCATTAAGCTCAcattttcctgaaatgaaagaagcacCAATGCAGATCTACTTAAATAGGGATCTGggtgaataaacaaaaataccgTTAGATGATGGTAGAGGTGGCTCACACTAATTACTCCAGGGAGCTCCATAGCATGCGTAGCGTCCTAGTACACGCAATAAATCCGTCCGGAGAACACCTTTGAGCCAACACACAAAATCCCAAGCAAATCGGGTTATTTGTGCAATTCTACTGCAGTCCTTCCAAAATTTGCACTTTGATTCATTTTCCGAAGTTCATACCtgcctgcacgtggtggctcTGCTTACATTACACACAGTTCAGCATCGGAACCTTGGGAGCATGCAAGCTATATAACTCGCACTGTTATATAGCGCAATTTcccaaaatattgcaaaaatgtgCTGTCCTGCAACACACTTCTAGAGTCCTTACCCTGGTAAGTCAAATTCTTAAGGAGAAGATGGAATGTTTGGCAGGGAACACCCGCCTCATAGCGTTGAACTACCTGTAGGTGTTGAGggaatttcaacaaaatcttCTGTTCAGATTCCTATATGCACCGTTTGCACCATTGCAGGAAAGACACATCGAAGTTCGCTCCTTCACCAGTATCGAAAACTGCTACTcatctactgcggcgatgccgatgagaagaaaatagaaacctGCGTAGTGGCTGTGAGGAATGGTTACAACCTGGTAGAGGACCACGCCGCCAAAACGCACCTTCTGTACAATACGGAGTCGCAGATAACTCACACTCTAAATCTTGACTGCTCACGAACCGTTGAAGACTACGACACTGACGGCTTTTATGATGAACCTGATAAGTTGATATTCAATATGCCGAGCCATTCTCCTCGAACGAGACGGTGAAACGAAGAACCCGTATAGAATTATGATACAACAGCAACACCCACCAGGCGAACCTAATTAGTGTAAACACTACATGAATTATGATAGTAATACTGTGCAGAGGAATCCACAGCTAGAGCTGAACTAATTAGTGACAGTGATGTGGTGTAATTCCTATGGTGTCCTCCATTGgatgactcccacgtccaacatagaaaagaggttttttgatatgtaatttcatttttactccCAATATAATCCAGAAAGACACTCCCCTGCTCGTTCCATTGTAGGTCACGAGTCCCGATGAGGAAATCACCAGACGTTCTTCTGTATTCACTTGAATCAAAACCAGTGATCTTGTATAAAATAcggtcttctctgtagaactccTCCATGTCCATATGGTTTTgcttcgacttcttcctcTTCGTAACTTGATGTTGAAGCGTAAGCGTCTAGTCAAAGCTGGAGTAGAACAACATCTTCTCATCTCACTTCGATTCGGGTCGGAAATATATCTACAGAGAAATAGTTCTTGTTCTTTGACATATTTGTGCAAACAGCAACTCCACTAACTCCTCTGTCGCTTCCTAAgaacaattcttcttttgtttcatatATGGTGTTCAGTGATTGACGTTTTCGCacctcggtcagtccgatgatgTTGTACTTGGTCTTCCTAACTTGCATCATCAAAACCCGCTTCCGGTGCAATCGTTCGTGTGTTGTATGTGCAAATCGCCATCCTACCTCACCTTTCGTGGCACTACCGTACCAGGATTTCCTCCGAAGTCAATAGAACCTCTCTTATTACTGCTCCCTGTGGATTATTTAAAAACCATTGGGGATGGAGATTGCTCGTCTCTAGTCTCACAGGATTTTGCGAGAATGTCACATTTCGGAGTGGACAAAatgagcttatttgttggaacCCACTTCAAACCGTCTCCCTTACACTTCTCACTCACCTGATTGCAGGTTTTGGCCGGATAGACGTGCGCGATGCAAGTGTATCATGAGTCGGTTTTGGCACgacagaaacagggagtccattcCCTAAATCCACCTGCGCCTGAGGGCAGGCACAATGGAGCTTTCCGTCCGAGAACACCCCCTTAGAATGCCCTCTGCAGGCAGCCTTACCCGCCATTTGAGGATCGACCACACAGCCTCACAACTAGATCGCTGTGATCCATCTAATAAGAGAAATCCATGGCCGTAGAAATCTAAATGGTAACTAAATGTTCACTCAGTTCGATGTGATATTTTATCGGTATGGTTGCGACGTGTTCATCATTATTAACTAGCACAAGTTATGAAAGAAGCTTCATTCTCTACTTAGGCTACCCGCAGAGTCCCATCGGCACCAAAAAACATGCTCAAGTGTGTATCTAATTGACAAATCTCGGCAAGTGAGCCAGCGGCCAGGCCAAATAGGCAGGAGGACGAGTTTGCAGTTGTTCGTGGACGATGAGACAGAAATTTACGTATACACCGATTCTCTTAAGTTACGCTGTGCAGCTGTCAATTCTCTCATCGGCTGCAATGCACGTCGATTCCCCCCTTCCCCACGAACTGAAGGACTCGTGGGCTTGTTTCGCAGCGTTGGCGCCGTGGGTAGTCTTAAGAGAACAAATCCGAACTGCTACAGTTTCAAGGACTTGAGGTAGGAGGTCGGTTTCGAATGTATTCAATCTGTAATACTTCTTTCTTGTTAGGGAATGCAAAATCCTTGCCAGAAAGCTTGCCAGAAGCATTTTTCTGTTGCACGAAGCCAGACGTACCCtttcaaatcaaattattaaaCTGGGTCCACTTTTGCGCTGAATCAATCCGTTACGCCACGACAGCTACTTAATCAAATGTGATTAAATAATTCGTTTCCAAGTCAAAGAGCACTAGACTCCACGCCATTTCGACAAGCCAGTTATGGTATCAAACGGTCGTCTTAACAGAAGCTGCTGTCCATGATGCTACATCTCTTCAACAGGCTGCCATTGTCTGATTATGGTATGTATTAATCAGAGTTAGGTATCTTCATTAACATTAATTGTcacttttcatctttcattgTTTCAGCAATGTCCCCGCAACTGTTTGCTGTCAAAGGGTTATAGGTGAAGCACAGAGTCGAACGTCAAATAATTCTTTCCGAACGACTAGATTATGGTAATTCTCTTCCTCCCCCACATTCTTTTAGTTGTCATGATGCACTCTTCAATCAATCGCTGTAATTCTATATCAATGCAGGATACTGCGTTGATATC
Coding sequences within it:
- a CDS encoding hypothetical protein (NECATOR_CHRIV.G13769.T2); the encoded protein is MMWGGPQGTTEEPNSVTCSLEDVAKKPHLDTSTVTDSRKCELNESTCRESKGKNTDEHSAKGECRRLAAGLIHMVFNRQHSIFEVTKKSKNYLAVMGVPLKNGGHVLFPEEAVFLIEHCNACGTEDGRLLTLHDGYRILGECGISMHVYRAYTSLRQVGFVVLRPNRASVHSLLLTQKVPVPQQLSKCERYPEHLLDCFPSLEHRQLFMPHLHRNLLFVPIPDLRDFKINYRGFAKIRRPQRSFHKAMRPRYWPEFDEIRSAASTWQHFGRLKRELIESKRTAPPPHNFPKSEYEHKSDFEVFLPDHFRHSQPSKPVFWINCVDSRYGTMSCATINQLSGDIPLVISIFDCGHKWKGSLRQQPTSEGGPFANRPKMNRIGAQALTIACMVLGAAKGLRFMECCTWTKCYFAFWTKLALKQSYLCVCVFYLQRKTQKLTSAGDLSSEDPSTFTLLKH
- a CDS encoding hypothetical protein (NECATOR_CHRIV.G13769.T1), with protein sequence MMWGGPQGTTEEPNSVTCSLEDVAKKPHLDTSTVTDSRKCELNESTCRESKGKNTDEHSAKGECRRLAAGLIHMVFNRQHSIFEVTKKSKNYLAVMGVPLKNGGHVLFPEEAVFLIEHCNACGTEDGRLLTLHDGYRILGECGISMHVYRAYTSLRQVGFVVLRPNRASVHSLLLTQKVPVPQQLSKCERYPEHLLDCFPSLEHRQLFMPHLHRNLLFVPIPDLRDFKINYRGFAKIRRPQRSFHKAMRPRYWPEFDEIRSAASTWQHFGRLKRELIESKRTAPPPHNFPKSEYEHKSDFEVFLPDHFRHSQPSKPVFWINCVDSRYGTMSCATINQLSGDIPLVISIFDCGHVRFVEVSGESIDLNQYLRGLVEKFKKL
- a CDS encoding hypothetical protein (NECATOR_CHRIV.G13770.T1), whose amino-acid sequence is MFGREHPPHSVELPVGVEGISTKSSVQIPICTVCTIAGKTHRSSLLHQYRKLLLIYCGDADEKKIETCVVAVRNGYNLVEDHAAKTHLLYNTESQITHTLNLDCSRTVEDYDTDGFYDEPDKLIFNMPSHSPRTRR